A genomic stretch from Setaria italica strain Yugu1 chromosome VII, Setaria_italica_v2.0, whole genome shotgun sequence includes:
- the LOC101779933 gene encoding indole-2-monooxygenase has protein sequence MANIAQQQFMRELTAPRAWMLLLLPVFLLLVRFSLSAKRSRKIRQQQNDHVPPSPPALPVLGHLHLVGSLPHVSLQNLARKHGMDLMLLRLAAMPVVVVSSPRAAEAVLRTHDHVFASRPLSLVADVVMYGTTDIGCAPYGDYWRKTRKLITTHLLTVKRVQLLRHAREEEVSTAMAQIGEAAAAGAAVDVGDLLGAFTNELACRAVMGKSSRNEDRSKLFRQLIVDTSPLLGGFHAEEFFPFLARFGVLSKLVRAKSERLRRRWDELLDRLIDDHESKRHESKNEDDDFIHVLLSVRQEYGLTRENMKAILLDVFFGGIDTAASVLEYTVIELIQRPQVMRRLQAEVRSIVPSGQDIVSEADLNSMAYLRAVIKESLRLRPVTPLLAPHFSMASCNIDGMVVPAGVRVLINVWAIGRDPRFWQDAEEFIPERFLDGGSAAGVSFKGNDFQFLPFSAGRRQCPGMNFGMAAVEVMLANLVHRFDWEMPPGKEARDIDMTEEFGLVVHRKEKLLLVPKLVRV, from the exons ATGGCAAACATAGCACAGCAACAGTTCATGCGCGAGCTGACGGCTCCACGAGCATGgatgctcctgctcctcccagTCTTCCTCTTGCTTGTGCGCTTCTCGTTGAGTGCCAAGAGATCGAGGAAGATCAGGCAGCAGCAAAATGACCACGTACCGCCTTCGCCTCCGGCGCTGCCGGTCCTCGGGCACCTCCACCTCGTCGGCTCGCTCCCGCACGTCTCCCTCCAGAACCTCGCCAGGAAGCATGGTATGGACCTCatgctcctccgcctcgccgccatgccggtcgtcgtcgtctcgtcgccgcgcgccgccgaggcggtGCTGCGCACACACGACCACGTGTTCGCGTCCCGACCGCTCTCCCTCGTCGCCGACGTCGTCATGTACGGCACGACCGACATCGGCTGCGCGCCGTACGGGGACTACTGGCGGAAGACGAGGAAGCTCATCACCACGCACCTCCTCACCGTCAAGAGGGTGCAGCTGTTACGCCACGCCCGCGAGGAAGAG GTGAGCACGGCGATGGCTCAGATcggggaggcggccgccgccggcgccgcggtggACGTGGGCGATCTGCTCGGCGCGTTCACGAACGAACTGGCCTGCCGCGCCGTCATGGGAAAGTCATCCCGGAACGAGGACCGGAGCAAGCTGTTCCGGCAGCTCATCGTCGACACGTCCCCGCTCCTGGGCGGCTTCCACGCCGAGGAATTCTTCCCGTTCCTCGCCCGCTTCGGCGTGCTAAGCAAGTTGGTTCGCGCCAAGTCCGAGAGATTGAGGAGAAGGtgggacgagctgctggacagGCTGATCGATGACCATGAGAGCAAAAGGCACGAGTCCAAAAATGAGGATGACGACTTCATACACGTCTTGCTCTCTGTTCGGCAGGAGTACGGCCTTACCAGAGAGAACATGAAAGCTATCCTGCTT GATGTGTTTTTCGGGGGAATAGACACAGCAGCTTCGGTACTGGAATACACCGTCATTGAGCTCATACAGAGGCCACAAGTGATGAGGAGACTCCAAGCCGAGGTGAGGAGCATCGTGCCCAGCGGACAGGACATCGTCAGCGAGGCCGACCTGAACAGCATGGCCTACCTGAGAGCCGTCATAAAGGAGTCGCTCCGGCTGCGCCCCGTGACGCCGCTCCTCGCGCCGCACTTCTCCATGGCCAGCTGCAACATCGACGGGATGGTGGTCCCCGCCGGTGTTCGCGTTCTGATCAACGTCTGGGCCATCGGCAGGGACCCGCGCTTCTGGCAGGACGCGGAGGAGTTCATCCCCGAGAGGTTCCtcgacggcggcagcgcggcgggcgTCAGCTTCAAGGGGAACGACTTCCAGTTCCTGCCCTTCAGCGCCGGCCGCAGGCAGTGCCCCGGGATGAACTTCGGGATGGCCGCCGTCGAGGTCATGCTGGCGAACCTCGTGCACCGATTCGACTGGGAGATGCCGccggggaaggaggcgcgcgaCATCGACATGACCGAGGAGTTCGGGCTGGTGGTGCACAGGAAGGAGAAGCTCCTATTAGTTCCGAAACTAGTACGTGTGTAG